In Nicotiana tabacum cultivar K326 chromosome 11, ASM71507v2, whole genome shotgun sequence, a single window of DNA contains:
- the LOC107783493 gene encoding O-fucosyltransferase 1: protein MRRPGHRQPLKQQLGGVKAMFTRLSIAVIVLVICMLMLLTTMSSSNSNGPSAEIDAETLWGTADSKGWRPSSAPRSDWPPPPSESNGYLRVRCNGGLNQQRSAICNAVLAARIMNATLVLPELDANSFWHDDSGFQGIYDVEHFIKTLKYDVRIVESIPEIRKNGKVKKIKAKQIRPPRDAPISWYTTEALKTMKEHGAIYLTPFSHRLAEEIDNPEYQRLRCRVNYHALQFKPHIMELSNSIVTKLRTQGHFMTIHLRFEMDMLAFAGCFDIFSPEEQKILKKYRQENFAEKRLVYDERRAIGKCPLTPEEVGLILRAMGFDNSTRIYLAAGELFGGERFMKPFRSMFPRLENHSTVDTTGELGKNTRGLLGSAVDYMVCLLSDIFMPTYDGPSNFANNLLGHRLYYGFRTTIRPDRKALAPIFIDREKGHTAGFEEAVRHAMLKTSFGGPHKRISPESFYTNSWPECFCQKSAVNPADKCPPDNIQDILESQLENEGISDFDASRSNLTSAVDK from the exons ATGCGGAG GCCAGGGCATCGGCAACCGTTGAAGCAACAATTAGGAGGCGTTAAGGCTATGTTCACGAGGCTTTCGATTGCTGTAATCGTACTCGTGATCTGTATGCTCATGCTTTTAACGACGATGTCGAGTAGTAACAGTAACGGTCCTTCAGCTGAG ATCGATGCGGAGACGCTCTGGGGAACTGCCGATTCTAAGGGTTGGAGGCCGTCATCTGCTCCTCGATCAGATTGGCCTC CTCCTCCAAGTGAAAGCAATGGCTATTTACGGGTTCGATGTAATGGTGGTCTGAACCAACAACGTAGTGCG ATCTGTAATGCAGTTCTTGCTGCAAGAATTATGAATGCTACACTGGTGCTACCTGAGTTGGATGCAAATTCCTTCTGGCACGATGATAG TGGATTTCAAGGTATCTATGACGTTGAACATTTTATCAAGACATTGAAGTATGATGTAAGAATAGTGGAAAGTATTCCAGAAATTCGGAAAAATGGGAAGGTCAAGAAGATAAAAGCAAAACAG ATTCGACCACCTAGAGATGCTCCTATCAGTTGGTATACAACAGAGGCTCTAAAGACGATGAAGGAACATGGTGCCATTTATCTTACTCCTTTTTCACATCGACTGGCAGAAGAGATTGATAATCCTGAGTACCAGCGGTTGAGATGTCGAGTTAATTATCATGCTCTTCAATTTAAGCCTCATATTATGGAGTTAAGCAACTCAATAGTCACTAAACTTCGTACGCAAGGCCACTTTATGACGATACACCTTCGTTTTGAGATGGATATGCTTGCATTTGCTGG GTGCTTTGACATATTTTCTCCTGAAGAGCAAAAGATTTTAAAGAAGTATAGGCAGGAAAATTTTGCAGAAAAAAGACTTGTTTACGATGAAAGAAGGGCGATTGGGAAATGTCCACTAACTCCAGAAGAG GTGGGTCTTATTTTACGTGCAATGGGTTTTGACAACTCTACTAGGATATACCTTGCTGCAGGCGAGCTCTTTGGTGGTGAACGATTCATGAAACCTTTCCGGTCCATGTTCCCACGCTTGGAGAACCATAGTACAGTGGACACCACGGGTGAGCTAGGTAAGAACACAAGGGGCTTGTTAGGCTCAGCTGTGGATTATATGGTCTGTCTTCTCTCTGATATTTTCATGCCAACTTATGATGGACCAAGCAATTTTGCGAACAATCTCCTTGGTCACCGGCTATACTATGGTTTTCGCACAACAATCCGACCTGATAGGAAAGCGCTGGCCCCTATCTTTATCGATCGTGAAAAGGGTCATACAGCAGGTTTTGAGGAAGCAGTTAGGCATGCCATGTTAAAGACAAGCTTTGGTGGACCTCATAAGCGGATCTCACCTGAATCATTTTATACTAATTCTTGGCCTGAGTGCTTTTGTCAAAAATCAGCCGTAAATCCCGCTGATAAATGTCCACCAGATAATATTCAAGATATCTTAGAAAGTCAACTGGAGAATGAAGGAATCAGTGACTTCGACGCAAGCAGATCAAATTTGACGTCAGCCGTGGATAAGTAG
- the LOC142166151 gene encoding uncharacterized protein LOC142166151: MTGFSSSTTTDTMLSTSSSKEIADLAASIADLTTAFAGQQKLLLDLMSRVADSSYSQAVSTEAPTGIPTVPSMQYKPTSMEMPRFSGANPEGWVFDAERYFDFYHISEDHKLSLASFYLDGEAREWYRWLFRNKQLSDWPRFALKVMSRFQKRSLLAPKGHLSKLRQTSTIAEFQARFESIANETNDIPESLLVHVFTSGLRADIQMAVLAHKPKTLDEVFDLAHTHEQRIVFERERSLQPVFPRSPPLLPTPTFSPQSNSRTRLLLKRLSPVEIQQRREQGLCFHCDEKYSAGHKCKAPPQLLLLKHEVLEQEPLPDVTMTDEILAEELQNLEAMHHSAISYHAMAGGTTTSTLRFIGYIQNSPVQVMLDNGIEPIPPFSVMVGSGQRLQCAGLFLQVPLSIQGCLLTMDFFVLPMHGFDFVLDAIDTYYHLELIGTSLPKSPDPPLALSTLFESFEDIFTKPHGLPPTRPQDHAIHLTPAVGSVNVKPCRYPYFQKQVMEKLVEEMLAEGIIRPSISPFSSPVLLVRKKDGSWHFCVDYRALNAITIRDRFPIPTVDELFDELHGARYYRRFIHNYVMIASPLTDLLRHDSYSWTPLAQTTFETLKNCLSSTPVLALPDFTQPFQVETDASGTGIAAILSQRGHPVAYFSQKLCPRMQQASTYVREMLAITQAVSKWRQYLLKRCFTIITDQQALRNLTNQQMKDLHHHPAGLLQPLPIPEQVFEEIAMDFVTCLPASRGKTTIMTVVDILSKYSHFIPLPATFTALTIAEAFVAYIIKLHGPPKSIVTNRDPHFLHVFWQELNRLQGTSLAMSTAYHPQTDGQSEALNKYVEQYLRCYVVDSPKDWHKLDRKYFGPFKVLRHIGLVAYKLDLLEAASIHPVFHILMLKKCAGTPEQQITPLHLKDSSSAPTGANLVDKVHFLDGDNVMNIEIAENAHAPDQVSSLISNPQVTENVRRSTRVKKHPTKLTEFVWQQSAGTYEVANSLYSQAVATKAPTGIPTVPSMRHKPASVEMPRFSGANPEGWVFDAERSPPLLPIPTFSPQSNSRTRLPLKRLSPVEIQRRREQGLCFHCDEKYSAGHKCKALPQLLLLEHEVLEQDPLPDVTMTDEILADELQNLEVMHHSAISYH, encoded by the exons ATGACTGGGTTTTCGAGTTCCACTACTACTGACACTATGTTGTCTACGTCGTCCTCTAAGGAGATCGCGGATCTCGCAGCCTCCATTGCCGATCTCACTACGGCCTTTGCTGGGCAGCAGAAGCTACTCTTGGATTTGATGTCGCGGGTGGCCGATTCGTCGTACTCTCAAGCAGTTTCCACAGAAGCTCCCACTGGCATTCCAACCGTTCCTTCGATGCAGTATAAACCAACTTCTATGGAGATGCCTCGCTTCTCTGGTGCTAATCCAGAGGGTTGGGTCTTTGACGCAGAAAGGTACTTTGATTTCTATCATATCTCTGAAGATCACAAACTCTCCTTAGCATCATTCTATTTGGACGGTGAGGCCCGTGAATGGTATCGGTGGTTGTTCCGCAACAAGCAGCTCAGTGATTGGCCTCGTTTTGCCTTAAAAGTGATGAGCCGCTTTCAGAAGCGTTCCTTACTTGCACCAAAGGGTCATTTATCGAAGCTCCGACAGACGTCCACCATCGCTGAGTTCCAGGCTCGGTTTGAATCAATTGCCAATGAAACTAATGACATTCCAGAATCGTTGTTAGTTCATGTGTTTACTTCAGGCCTTAGAGCTGATATTCAAATGGCTGTTTTGGCCCATAAGCCCAAAACATTAGATGAGGTCTTTGACTTGGCCCATACCCATGAGCAGAGAATTGTATTTGAGCGGGAAAGGTCGCTGCAACCAGTTTTTCCTAGATCCCCACCCCTCCTGCCAACCCCTACTTTCTCTCCACAAAGTAATTCCCGCACTCGTCTTCTGCTTAAACGTCTTTCACCAGTAGAGATTCAGCAGCGCCGAGAACAAGGGTTGTGCTTCCACTGTGATGAGAAGTACTCCGCCGGCCACAAGTGTAAGGCTCCTCCACAACTATTGTTGCTCAAACACGAAGTCCTCGAGCAGGAGCCTCTACCTGATGTAACTATGACAGATGAAATATTGGCTGAGGAGCTTCAAAATTTGGAGGCGATGCACCATTCTGCCATTTCTTACCATGCTATGGCCGGAGGTACCACTACTTCTACGCTTCGATTCATTGGCTATATTCAGAACTCACCAGTGCAAGTCATGCTTGACAATGGAA TCGAACCCATTCCTCCCTTCTCCGTTATGGTAGGAAGTGGGCAACGTCTTCAATGTGCCGGCCTTTTCCTCCAAGTTCCGCTTAGCATTCAGGGGTGTCTTCTCACAATGGACTTCTTTGTCCTGCCTATGCATGGCTTTGACTTTGTCTTAG ATGCTATTGATACCTATTACCATTTGGAGTTAATTGGGACTTCACTTCCGAAGTCCCCTGATCCTCCCCTGGCATTGTCTACTTTATTTGAGTCATTCGAAGATATATTTACTAAGCCACATGGTTTGCCACCTACGAGACCTCAGGACCATGCTATTCATTTGACTCCTGCTGTCGGGTCTGTCAATGTGAAGCCATGTCGGTATCCATATTTTCAGAAACAAGTGATGGAAAAATTGGTTGAGGAAATGCTTGCTGAAGGTATTATTCGTCCAAGTATCAGCCCCTTCTCTTCCCCTGTGTTGCTTGTTCGTAAGAAGGATGGCTCTTGGCATTTTTGTGTTGATTATAGGGCCTTGAATGCTATCACCATACGCGATAGGTTTCCAATTCccacagttgatgaattatttgatGAATTACATGGTGCAAG ATATTACCGGCGTTTCATCCATAACTATGTTATGATTGCTAGCCCATTGACAGATTTGTTGCGTCATGACTCTTATTCTTGGACCCCTCTAGCTCAAACTACCTTTGAGACTCTTAAGAATTGTCTTAGCTCTACGCCGGTGTTGGCTTTACCTGACTTCACTCAACCTTTTCAGGTTGAAACTGATGCGTCAGGAACCGGCATTGCGGCTATTCTCTCTCAGAGAGGTCATCCAGTTGCATATTTTAGTCAAAAGCTATGTCCTCGAATGCAGCAGGCTTCTACTTATGTGCGGGAAATGTTGGCTATCACTCAAGCTGTTAGCAAATGGCGCCAATATCTGTTGAAGAGATGCTTCACCATCATCACTGATCAACAAGCACTTAGGAACCTCACCAATCAA CAAATGAAGGATCTGCATCATCATCCAGCTGGCTTATTACAGCCCCTACCGATTCCAGAACAAGTCTTTGAGGAGATCGCCATGGATTTTGTGACTTGCTTGCCTGCATCTCGTGGCAAGACAACCATCATGACAGTAGTTGACATATTATCGAAATATAGCCATTTCATACCCTTGCCAGCTACTTTCACGGCCCTCACTATTGCGGAGGCTTTTGTTGCTTACATCATCAAGCTTCATGGTCCTCCGAAGTCTATTGTTACTAATCGTGACCCCCATTTCTTACATGTGTTCTGGCAGGAACTAAACCGGCTCCAGGGAACATCTTTAGCCATGAGCACTGCTTACCATCCCCAGACGGATGGCCAATCTGAGGCGCTCAATAAATATGTTGAGCAGTATTTACGCTGCTACGTTGTTGATTCTCCAAAGGATTGG CACAAGCTGGATAGGAAGTATTTTGGACCCTTCAAGGTGCTGCGACACATTGGTCTGGTGGCTTACAAGTTAGACTTACTCGAGGCAGCTTCAATTCATCCTGTCTTTCATATTTTAATGCTCAAGAAGTGTGCAGGAACACCTGAACAACAAATCACTCCCTTGCATCTCAAAGACTCTTCTTCTGCTCCTACGGGCGCGAACCTTGTGGACAAGGTTCATTTTTTGGATGGGGATAATGTTATGAATATCGAAATAGCTGAAAATGCACATGCACCTGACCAAGTTAGTAGCCTGATCAGCAATCCTCAAGTAACAGAAAATGTAAGGCGCAGTACAAGAGTGAAGAAGCATCCAACAAAATTAACAGAGTTTGTTTGGCAGCAGAGTGCTGGAACATATGAA GTGGCCAATTCGTTGTACTCTCAAGCAGTTGCCACAAAAGCTCCCACCGGCATCCCAACCGTTCCTTCGATGCGGCATAAACCAGCTTCTGTGGAGATGCCTCGCTTCTCTGGTGCTAATCCAGAGGGTTGGGTCTTTGACGCAGAAAG ATCCCCACCCCTCCTGCCAATCCCTACTTTCTCTCCACAAAGTAATTCCCGCACTCGTCTTCCGCTTAAACGTCTTTCACCAGTAGAGATTCAGCGGCGCCGGGAACAAGGGTTGTGCTTCCATTGTGATGAGAAGTACTCCGCCGGCCACAAGTGTAAGGCTCTTCCTCAACTATTATTGCTCGAACACGAAGTCCTCGAGCAGGATCCTCTACCTGATGTAACTATGACAGATGAAATATTGGCCGATGAGCTTCAAAATTTGGAGGTGATGCATCATTCTGCCATTTCTTACCACTGA
- the LOC107783492 gene encoding uncharacterized protein LOC107783492, with protein sequence MSLSRQLLRKIPSQTLKPYLRSISTAAADSSTTAPSHHNHHQRNHEFLPPSNYLNSWTAPKDPKEAEAKLALLRREYAKKVKEVRKEYIQEMELQRIEKMRKAEAKKEAQRIANEERKAAKAAEKKAKAMEREAAEEEFRKTLLKERREKLEYWRMREMKFSEKKKEKRDLVRRQSSIWIDEKDLEKKTLEVICDAIHL encoded by the exons ATGTCGCTTTCCCGGCAGCTCCTCCGTAAAATCCCATcccaaaccctaaaaccctatCTCCGATCCATTTCCACCGCGGCCGCCGATTCTTCCACCACCGCACCATCGCACCACAACCACCACCAGCGCAACCACGAGTTTCTTCCGCCGAGCAACTATCTGAATTCATGGACAGCACCTAAGGATCCTAAGGAGGCGGAGGCTAAACTCGCACTTTTACGCCGCGAATATGCGAAAAAGGTGAAGGAGGTTCGGAAAGAGTACATACAAGAAATGGAACTTCAGAGGATTGAGAAGATGAGAAAAGCTGAAGCTAAAAAGGAAGCTCAGAGGATTGCTAATGAGGAGCGTAAAGCTGCTAAGGCCGCTGAGAAAAAAGCGAAGGCAATGGAAAGAGAGGCTGCTGAAGAGGAGTTTCGCAAAACCTTG CTTAAAGAAAGACGGGAAAAACTTGAATATTGGAGGATGAGGGAAATGAAGTTCtcagagaagaagaaagagaaacgCGATCTTGTACGACGGCAAAGTTCTATATGGATTGATGAAAAAGATTTGGAGAAAAAGACACTTGAAGTTATTTGTGATGCTATTCATCTTTGA